A DNA window from Actinomadura coerulea contains the following coding sequences:
- a CDS encoding NAD(P)-dependent malic enzyme, translating into MAAEPIPTEPPSLDDDPAFPLHRGGKLEMRSTIPVRNKDDLSLAYTPGVARVCTAIADNPELAYEYTWTSKVVAVVTDGTAVLGLGDIGPAASMPVMEGKSLLFKEFANVDSVPIALNCTDVDEIVDTVIRMAPSFGGINLEDISAPRCFEIEDRLRAALDIPVFHDDQHGTAIVALAALTNAARFVGKPLSELRAVVAGAGASGIAVSQILIEAGIGDIALSDSKGIIHEGRDGLNPVKERIAAITNRSHLKGSTEEALRGADVFIGLSGSTVHESCVATMSDSAIVFALSNPTPEVHPEVARRHAKVVATGRSDFPNQINNVLAFPGIFRGALDVRAHTITEGMKLAAANALAGIVGDDLTADYVVPGPFDDRVAPAVTAAVAAKAREEGVARV; encoded by the coding sequence GTGGCTGCTGAGCCCATTCCCACTGAACCACCCTCACTGGACGACGATCCGGCCTTCCCGCTGCACCGCGGCGGCAAGCTGGAGATGCGCTCGACCATTCCCGTCCGCAACAAGGACGACCTCTCGCTGGCCTACACGCCGGGCGTCGCCCGCGTGTGCACCGCCATCGCCGACAACCCCGAGCTCGCCTACGAGTACACCTGGACCTCCAAGGTCGTCGCCGTCGTGACCGACGGCACCGCGGTGCTCGGGCTCGGCGACATCGGCCCGGCGGCGTCCATGCCCGTCATGGAGGGCAAGTCGCTGCTGTTCAAGGAGTTCGCGAACGTCGACTCCGTGCCGATCGCGCTGAACTGCACGGACGTGGACGAGATCGTCGACACCGTGATCCGGATGGCCCCGAGCTTCGGCGGCATCAACCTGGAGGACATCAGCGCCCCCCGCTGCTTCGAGATCGAGGACCGGCTGCGCGCCGCCCTCGACATCCCCGTCTTCCACGACGACCAGCACGGCACCGCGATCGTGGCGCTCGCCGCCCTCACCAACGCGGCGCGCTTCGTCGGCAAGCCGCTGTCGGAACTGCGCGCGGTCGTGGCGGGCGCGGGCGCGTCCGGCATCGCGGTCTCGCAGATCCTGATCGAGGCGGGCATCGGCGACATCGCCCTGTCCGACAGCAAGGGCATCATCCACGAGGGGCGCGACGGCCTGAACCCCGTCAAGGAGCGCATCGCCGCGATCACCAACCGCTCGCACCTGAAGGGCTCCACGGAGGAGGCGCTGCGCGGCGCCGACGTGTTCATCGGCCTGTCCGGCAGCACCGTCCACGAGTCGTGCGTCGCCACGATGTCGGACAGCGCGATCGTCTTCGCCCTCTCCAACCCGACCCCCGAGGTCCACCCCGAGGTCGCCCGCCGGCACGCCAAGGTCGTCGCGACCGGCCGCAGCGACTTCCCGAACCAGATCAACAACGTGCTGGCCTTCCCCGGCATCTTCCGCGGCGCGCTGGACGTCCGGGCCCACACGATCACCGAGGGGATGAAGCTGGCGGCGGCGAACGCCCTGGCCGGCATCGTCGGCGACGACCTGACCGCCGACTACGTCGTCCCCGGCCCGTTCGACGACCGCGTCGCCCCGGCCGTCACGGCCGCGGTGGCCGCCAAGGCCCGCGAGGAGGGCGTCGCCCGCGTCTGA